Proteins found in one Sphaeramia orbicularis chromosome 8, fSphaOr1.1, whole genome shotgun sequence genomic segment:
- the LOC115424125 gene encoding uncharacterized protein LOC115424125 — MAFPRTSSIVLWFSLILFVYWTTSAAESHDPSPADLPALRRLKRELDATTKEQVQSGFQVGVNFLTTVTEVTNQIQPKQLASVLKGLANFASLAPGIGSLVCSFINVVLAIIPQENSIEELRNGFSEVNRRLDSLAFQISDLATDVEWFNFASVYSRDETRILNAWMKLDEFQQNLRLVTSEEEKLRLAEIFANFYENSGTEGSVANIYHYLTVSGTSLSKNINSLLKDKFKCSISEMGRYNMYLSSLLWKGMVLNQLYWKLIGFSSSGKQDEHNRMFKNVFKAQNDALQFCLDNFDQYLVKDVEVVSKRFTEDRKQDIAANVQKTLDEKYFWYKWAVVVYAKGDEANYKLVHMWRVPVGDLVVAVGYTHKETNTYQQEVESAAQRCFADTQCTDLKQKSQDCVIEVPTGGYIGQPYGHPVPEMDFRSFAEYGRVLHYFYRNAPVMSPPPVFNQVECIHLDGYKYKVNVYLSLRLPVCSSRDTCLNGGVCKRLMDSNEHLCDCPDGYFGNRCESSTSSFQNINIGSLVPDITTLNTKLDQILDTHLKQIEHKLDQVMRTCSAH, encoded by the coding sequence ATGGCGTTCCCTCGGACGTCCTCCATCGTGCTGTGGTTCTCACTCATACTCTTTGTTTATTGGACGACCTCGGctgctgagtcacatgaccctTCACCTGCTGACCTCCCAGCCCTTCGCAGGCTCAAAAGAGAGCTGGATGCAACCACCAAAGAACAGGTCCAGAGTGGGTTCCAGGTGGGCGTAAACTTCCTGACCACAGTCACGGAGGTGACGAACCAAATCCAACCTAAGCAGCTGGCGTCTGTGCTCAAGGGCCTGGCCAACTTTGCCAGTTTGGCGCCCGGTATCGGAAGTCTGGTCTGCTCATTTATCAACGTGGTTTTGGCCATCATCCCTCAGGAAAACAGCATTGAGGAGCTGAGGAACGGCTTCAGTGAGGTCAACCGGAGGCTGGACTCTCTGGCCTTCCAGATATCCGACCTGGCCACAGACGTGGAGTGGTTCAACTTCGCCAGCGTCTACTCTCGAGATGAGACTCGCATCCTGAACGCCTGGATGAAGTTAGATGAGTTTCAGCAGAACCTCAGGCTGGTGACGAGTGAAGAAGAGAAGCTGAGGCTGGCGGAGATCTTCGCCAACTTCTATGAGAACTCCGGGACTGAGGGCAGCGTGGCCAACATCTACCATTACCTGACGGTCAGCGGCACGTCTCTAAGCAAGAACATCAACAGCCTGTTGAAGGACAAGTTCAAGTGCAGCATCAGTGAGATGGGCCGCTATAACATGTACCTGAGCAGTCTGCTGTGGAAGGGCATGGTCCTCAACCAGCTCTACTGGAAACTCATCGGATTCAGCTCATCAGGTAAACAGGACGAACATAACCGTATGTTCAAGAACGTCTTCAAAGCTCAGAACGATGCTTTGCAGTTCTGTCTGGACAACTTTGACCAGTACTTGGTTAAAGACGTGGAGGTGGTCAGCAAAAGATTCACCGAAGACCGAAAACAGGACATAGCTGCCAACGTCCAAAAGACTCTGGATGAGAAGTACTTCTGGTACAAGTGGGCAGTGGTGGTGTACGCGAAGGGCGATGAGGCCAACTACAAACTGGTCCATATGTGGCGTGTACCTGTGGGGGACCTGGTGGTGGCGGTGGGATACACCCACAAGGAAACAAACACATACCAACAGGAAGTTGAGTCTGCCGCTCAGAGATGCTTTGCTGATACCCAGTGTACGGACCTTAAACAGAAGTCCCAGGACTGTGTCATTGAGGTGCCCACTGGAGGCTACATAGGCCAGCCCTACGGCCACCCTGTCCCCGAAATGGATTTTAGAAGCTTTGCAGAATATGGGAGAGTTTTGCATTATTTCTATCGTAATGCTCCAGTGATGTCACCACCGCCTGTATTCAACCAGGTGGAGTGCATACACCTCGATGGTTATAAGTACAAGGTGAACGTCTACCTGTCCTTACGGTTGCCGGTTTGTTCCTCACGTGACACCTGTCTGAACGGAGGCGTGTGCAAGCGGCTGATGGACTCCAATGAACACCTATGTGACTGTCCTGACGGTTACTTTGGAAACAGATGTGAAAGCAGCACCAGCAGCTTCCAGAACATTAACATCGGTTCCCTGGTGCCGGACATAACCACCCTCAACACCAAACTGGACCAGATCCTTGACACCCATCTGAAGCAGATAGAGCACAAGCTGGACCAGGTCATGAGGACATGTTCGGCCCACTAA